A genomic stretch from Verrucomicrobiota bacterium includes:
- a CDS encoding metallophosphoesterase family protein, whose translation MKIAILSDVHDRLDHLASVLVQVRKLNCQRLFFLGDFCAPFSLKALAEGFDGPIEAIFGNNDGDEFLLCQIATGYEHVSLHGHYAELEVGSRKAALYHYPEVALRLAQSGPLDAVFSGHDHQRYQKRLGQTLWANPGEVMGRFGVVSFGIWESEENAFEHVMISIGEE comes from the coding sequence ATGAAAATCGCCATTCTCAGCGACGTCCATGATCGACTCGATCACCTAGCCAGTGTGCTGGTGCAGGTCAGAAAGTTGAACTGCCAAAGACTGTTTTTTTTGGGTGATTTCTGCGCGCCTTTCTCGCTCAAAGCCCTGGCGGAAGGGTTTGATGGGCCCATTGAGGCGATTTTCGGCAATAACGACGGAGACGAATTTCTCCTCTGCCAAATCGCCACCGGATACGAGCACGTCTCACTCCACGGGCACTACGCCGAGCTGGAAGTGGGCAGTCGAAAGGCGGCGCTCTATCACTACCCAGAGGTCGCGCTGCGGCTGGCCCAAAGTGGCCCACTCGACGCGGTCTTCAGCGGCCATGACCACCAGCGCTACCAGAAGAGGCTAGGTCAGACGCTGTGGGCCAATCCAGGCGAAGTGATGGGGCGATTCGGGGTAGTGAGTTTCGGGATTTGGGAGAGCGAGGAAAACGCCTTCGAGCACGTCATGATCTCAATCGGGGAAGAATGA
- a CDS encoding UvrD-helicase domain-containing protein, producing the protein MRFRHLLIEASAGSGKTYQLANRFLTLLALGIPPERILALTFTRLAAGEFADRILSRLAGAAGDRELAEALATDLKKTLPDVVEGLGDFPEALDQRRCQQLLDAVTRNLDRLSLGTLDSFFARIVRNFAYELGVAGFELLEEAALEEVRIDVLARILNQSASHRESDAFLEAFRGATMGQEENRLYRTLTTFTEEHHERYLLQRNEAAWGNPEKIWPTGLPAGEARYWELAPEIRDLLESASIQKGGKTVQNTFLKGVEWLEEKRPGVPAKKNPPSGVGHLLRLLPALSDQGFAIHESKTQRFEIEGPLAAKLAGLAGSWLREEVRNLVRRTQGVYGLLKKFESAYEVGVRRRGRLGFSDVKLVLSDGVSEALREQLNFRLDARFDHWLLDEFQDTSRKEWIGIHGLVDEVAQDAEGTRSLFVVGDTKQGIYGWRGGETRLMQDLRSYYGEALHSKPMDESWRSSQVILDLVNAVCDLRASPAGALFPEESLARWRFNRQVAAKEKPGWSRVLLIERGQEADWKKARLAGTLEVLLEERAWEKGATCAVLLRSGQRVLETADFLRKQGVPAEAVGDRSIAEDHPGGAVLLDLARWLHCPEDDFAWAHLQLSPLGRWLGERAAAWVTWQTCAQKEGLVAVLEKAMVPLLQAGRSEFTRQRLEAFLLGARAWEEANQGGSWRELVLFLENLKQREGGASGQVQVMTFHKAKGLGWDVVVLPDLDDCDAFDHGNHLKILEKKGKLGEIDQLLLPPSSIIYENQPVLSEWSEQWKADQCYENFCLLYVALTRAKHSLHVLLDSERTSQQNRRFGDWLRAALVREGKEGPGSELLWEKRQGDWLAEHGIAPAGEQREKPLRPLERPKERRKRRTPSQAKEKSPPAFGRKSGREFGSRVHAIFERIGWMDELRPERSGPEGQLVHDCLKVPEIGSLFDRAAYHAQAELRCEQAFDVVLDGQWVSGVIDRLIIEPDQVTIVDFKTDALESVAQLRERYAGQMKGYRRAMAKVLGRENDRMEVFLLSTHLKALIEVR; encoded by the coding sequence ATGAGGTTTCGTCATCTTTTGATCGAAGCCTCGGCGGGAAGTGGTAAGACCTACCAACTGGCCAATCGATTTCTCACCCTGTTGGCCCTTGGCATCCCGCCTGAGCGGATCCTAGCACTGACTTTCACCCGGCTGGCCGCGGGGGAGTTTGCCGATCGGATTCTCTCACGCTTGGCCGGGGCCGCTGGGGATCGCGAGCTGGCCGAGGCTCTGGCCACGGACCTCAAGAAAACTCTCCCCGATGTGGTCGAGGGCTTGGGGGACTTTCCGGAGGCTCTCGATCAAAGGCGCTGTCAACAGCTGCTGGACGCCGTAACGAGGAATTTGGACCGGCTTTCGCTGGGCACGCTCGACAGCTTCTTTGCCCGTATCGTAAGGAATTTTGCCTACGAGCTAGGGGTGGCAGGCTTTGAACTCCTGGAAGAGGCCGCGCTGGAGGAGGTCCGGATCGACGTTTTGGCTAGGATCCTCAACCAGTCGGCGTCTCATCGGGAAAGCGATGCCTTTCTGGAGGCCTTTCGTGGCGCCACCATGGGCCAGGAGGAGAATCGTCTCTATCGCACCCTGACCACCTTCACAGAGGAACATCATGAGCGGTATCTCTTGCAGCGAAATGAGGCCGCTTGGGGGAACCCCGAGAAAATTTGGCCGACAGGCCTCCCTGCTGGAGAGGCCCGATATTGGGAGCTCGCCCCAGAAATTCGCGACCTATTGGAATCCGCCTCGATACAAAAAGGGGGGAAGACCGTGCAAAACACCTTCCTCAAGGGGGTTGAATGGCTGGAGGAAAAACGTCCCGGAGTCCCCGCCAAGAAAAACCCACCCTCCGGCGTCGGCCATTTGCTGCGGCTCTTGCCTGCTCTTTCGGATCAGGGCTTCGCCATCCATGAGTCCAAAACGCAGAGATTCGAAATCGAGGGACCCCTTGCCGCCAAACTGGCCGGGCTGGCCGGTTCTTGGCTGCGGGAAGAGGTGCGGAATCTAGTGCGCCGCACTCAGGGAGTCTATGGGCTGCTCAAGAAGTTTGAAAGCGCCTATGAAGTTGGAGTGCGCCGTCGAGGGCGCTTGGGCTTTTCGGACGTGAAGCTCGTCCTGAGTGATGGCGTGAGTGAGGCGCTCCGGGAGCAGTTGAATTTCCGTTTGGATGCGCGCTTTGATCATTGGCTTCTAGATGAATTCCAGGACACCAGTCGCAAGGAATGGATTGGCATTCACGGACTCGTCGATGAGGTGGCCCAAGATGCCGAGGGAACTCGCTCCCTCTTTGTAGTAGGGGATACCAAGCAGGGGATCTATGGTTGGCGGGGAGGCGAGACCCGCCTCATGCAGGACCTGCGAAGCTATTACGGAGAGGCGCTTCACTCGAAGCCCATGGACGAGTCCTGGCGTTCCAGCCAAGTGATCCTGGACTTGGTCAATGCGGTTTGTGACTTGAGAGCGAGTCCGGCGGGCGCGCTCTTTCCGGAGGAGTCGCTCGCGCGATGGAGGTTCAATCGGCAGGTGGCGGCCAAGGAGAAGCCCGGTTGGTCGAGGGTCTTGTTGATTGAACGAGGCCAAGAAGCTGATTGGAAGAAGGCTCGCTTGGCGGGCACTTTGGAGGTTCTTTTAGAGGAACGAGCCTGGGAGAAGGGGGCCACTTGCGCGGTCTTGCTGCGGAGTGGCCAGCGGGTTCTGGAGACAGCCGATTTCCTTCGCAAGCAAGGGGTGCCCGCGGAAGCGGTGGGGGATCGCTCAATCGCTGAGGACCATCCCGGCGGGGCCGTCCTGCTGGATCTCGCCCGCTGGCTGCATTGCCCGGAGGACGACTTCGCTTGGGCGCACTTGCAGCTCTCGCCTCTTGGACGCTGGCTGGGGGAGCGGGCGGCAGCTTGGGTGACCTGGCAAACGTGCGCTCAGAAAGAGGGTCTGGTGGCGGTCTTGGAAAAGGCCATGGTGCCTTTGCTTCAGGCCGGGAGAAGCGAGTTCACGCGGCAGCGCTTGGAGGCGTTCTTGTTAGGCGCGCGTGCTTGGGAAGAAGCCAATCAGGGTGGCTCCTGGAGGGAATTGGTCCTCTTTCTAGAGAATTTGAAACAAAGAGAAGGGGGGGCGTCCGGCCAGGTCCAAGTCATGACCTTCCACAAAGCCAAGGGGCTCGGATGGGATGTGGTGGTGCTCCCCGATTTGGACGATTGCGATGCCTTCGATCATGGAAATCACCTCAAGATTTTGGAAAAGAAAGGAAAGCTGGGAGAGATCGACCAGCTTCTCTTGCCGCCCAGCTCGATTATTTACGAAAACCAACCGGTTCTCTCGGAGTGGAGCGAGCAGTGGAAGGCCGATCAGTGCTACGAAAACTTCTGCCTTCTCTACGTAGCTTTGACTCGGGCCAAGCACTCGCTCCATGTGCTCCTCGATAGCGAAAGAACCAGTCAGCAAAACCGCCGTTTCGGCGATTGGTTGCGGGCAGCCCTGGTGAGGGAAGGCAAGGAAGGGCCTGGATCGGAGCTGCTTTGGGAGAAGCGGCAAGGCGACTGGTTGGCTGAACACGGCATTGCTCCAGCTGGGGAGCAGAGGGAGAAGCCCCTCAGGCCTCTAGAACGGCCGAAGGAACGTCGCAAACGCCGCACTCCTTCGCAGGCTAAAGAGAAATCGCCACCCGCGTTCGGGAGGAAGAGCGGTCGGGAATTTGGCAGTCGCGTGCATGCAATCTTCGAACGAATTGGCTGGATGGACGAGCTTCGCCCGGAGCGCTCAGGCCCGGAGGGCCAACTGGTTCATGATTGCTTGAAGGTTCCTGAAATCGGTTCGCTTTTTGATCGCGCAGCCTACCACGCCCAGGCGGAACTGCGTTGCGAGCAAGCATTTGATGTGGTGCTGGACGGTCAGTGGGTCAGCGGTGTCATCGATCGACTCATTATCGAGCCTGACCAGGTCACCATCGTCGACTTCAAGACGGACGCTCTGGAAAGTGTCGCCCAGCTGCGCGAACGCTATGCTGGCCAAATGAAGGGCTATCGACGGGCGATGGCCAAAGTCTTGGGCCGCGAGAACGATCGCATGGAAGTCTTTTTACTGAGCACCCATTTGAAGGCCCTCATTGAGGTGCGCTAA
- a CDS encoding PD-(D/E)XK nuclease family protein: MEWLWQRRADLPKMLVVVPTAQSGRRLREALAERADEEGSGLLSPQVVTPSWFFQSDSAAPPLAVKAAWAEVLRSAPDESLRPLFPRLPEERSLSWELSLGQEFAKVVDELAEANLSWEAVRSRTPERGRWIALERLASEVFHLLGRWGLEPPARAKERAIETIELPRGFRQVVLAGVPDPSPLARRAWRRLADEGTRMEVLIHASQEVAEGFDDWGGPRQEFWKERILPFPKWEERWEVLRDAEEASRAAVRAFAEVPSWKAAVGMCDSRLTPAIERAFQESGWSPFRPEGSRAPLEGFLRWLDALRELAGPEPSLSAVETWLRWPADEKAFQLLGAFYREKERTVAMSLVDLRRGAKGPLREALQAVTRLHEELRRRGGEEKVWSLLEEVLSGLSEEAAQVVAGACESWQDWRRRTEWSFGDCLTLLAKELGSQRVFQEEERGVMDLQGWLELSYEQADHLLLVGLHEGAVPERIQDDPFLPNQLREDLGLRSRQGRQARDAFLWESLVRARPAGWVRVLTTKFPLSGDPCPPSRLLLQTKGEELAARVRKGFGEVASPGKSAVVWQRDWNLQLPEGGLAFPAQKALSPSLLRDYLRCPFRFYLKHALGMERTDPEKREMNALDFGSLAHRVLEQFGRGESRGSSDAEEIAEFLSQELDQELARFFGPEPSLAVAVQAESLRERLRKFAEEQAVHRAEGWRVVETEYQFRGETALELGGRRFHLTIDRVDERDGEFQIWDYKTSGKRTSPGEQHLQAWPENRDALGPLVPKKGRQKQDRGWVDLQLPLYAWAAAQTWTGGRVPQVGYIHLPRAMSEVDFESWEEEEALQSEALAWAEEAVRRIDAGQFLPETEWTGEEAKFDEFASLAAGGTSLSEAFGREGGAGVA, encoded by the coding sequence GTGGAGTGGCTTTGGCAACGGAGAGCGGACTTGCCGAAGATGCTGGTGGTGGTGCCGACGGCCCAGAGTGGTCGGCGACTTCGGGAGGCCTTGGCCGAGCGGGCGGACGAGGAGGGCTCGGGCTTGCTTTCGCCGCAGGTGGTGACGCCGAGCTGGTTTTTCCAAAGCGATTCGGCGGCCCCGCCGCTGGCGGTCAAGGCCGCTTGGGCGGAGGTTCTCCGATCGGCCCCGGACGAGTCTCTCCGACCACTTTTCCCGAGACTCCCCGAGGAACGCTCTCTCTCGTGGGAGCTCAGCTTGGGCCAGGAATTCGCGAAAGTGGTCGATGAGTTGGCCGAAGCCAATCTGAGCTGGGAGGCGGTGCGGTCGCGGACCCCGGAGAGGGGTCGCTGGATCGCTTTGGAGCGGCTCGCGAGCGAGGTCTTTCACTTGCTGGGAAGGTGGGGCTTGGAGCCCCCGGCCCGGGCCAAGGAGCGTGCCATCGAAACGATCGAACTGCCGAGAGGCTTCAGGCAGGTGGTCCTGGCCGGGGTGCCGGATCCTTCGCCGCTGGCTCGGAGGGCTTGGCGGCGATTGGCAGATGAGGGGACGAGGATGGAGGTTTTGATTCACGCTTCTCAGGAGGTGGCGGAGGGCTTTGATGACTGGGGAGGTCCCAGGCAGGAATTTTGGAAGGAGCGGATTCTGCCCTTTCCAAAATGGGAAGAGCGCTGGGAGGTCCTGCGCGATGCGGAGGAGGCCAGTCGGGCAGCGGTCCGCGCGTTTGCGGAGGTGCCTTCGTGGAAGGCTGCGGTCGGGATGTGCGACTCCCGTCTGACGCCAGCCATCGAGCGCGCTTTTCAAGAGAGCGGTTGGTCTCCTTTTCGTCCTGAGGGGAGTCGCGCGCCTCTGGAGGGCTTTCTTCGTTGGCTGGATGCCTTGAGGGAGTTGGCCGGGCCGGAGCCCTCACTTTCGGCCGTGGAGACCTGGCTTCGTTGGCCGGCAGACGAGAAGGCCTTCCAGCTCTTGGGCGCCTTTTATCGGGAGAAAGAACGCACCGTCGCGATGTCCTTAGTGGATCTGCGAAGAGGGGCCAAGGGGCCGCTTCGGGAGGCCTTGCAAGCGGTGACGCGCTTGCATGAGGAGCTGAGAAGGCGGGGCGGGGAAGAGAAGGTTTGGTCTTTGCTGGAGGAGGTGCTCTCCGGCTTATCGGAGGAGGCGGCGCAGGTGGTGGCGGGGGCCTGTGAGAGCTGGCAGGATTGGCGAAGGCGCACGGAGTGGTCTTTCGGCGATTGCCTGACCCTGCTTGCGAAAGAGCTGGGCTCGCAGCGCGTTTTTCAGGAGGAGGAACGAGGGGTCATGGACCTGCAAGGTTGGCTCGAGCTGTCCTACGAGCAGGCCGACCATCTTCTTTTGGTGGGTTTGCACGAGGGGGCGGTCCCGGAACGAATTCAAGACGATCCTTTCCTACCGAATCAGCTTCGAGAGGACTTGGGACTTCGCTCCAGGCAAGGGCGTCAGGCCCGCGATGCCTTTCTCTGGGAGTCGCTCGTGCGCGCGCGGCCGGCCGGTTGGGTCCGCGTGCTCACGACGAAGTTTCCCCTCTCGGGCGACCCTTGCCCTCCCTCTAGATTGCTCCTGCAAACCAAGGGGGAGGAGTTGGCAGCACGGGTGCGGAAGGGCTTTGGCGAAGTGGCCAGTCCCGGCAAGTCGGCGGTCGTTTGGCAGAGGGATTGGAATCTGCAACTACCGGAAGGAGGCTTGGCGTTCCCGGCGCAAAAGGCGCTCAGCCCGAGCCTGTTGCGCGATTACCTCCGATGTCCTTTTCGATTCTACCTCAAGCATGCCCTGGGGATGGAGCGGACCGATCCCGAGAAAAGGGAAATGAATGCGCTCGACTTCGGAAGCCTGGCGCATCGCGTTTTGGAGCAATTTGGGAGGGGAGAGAGCAGAGGTTCTAGCGACGCCGAGGAGATCGCTGAATTTCTGTCGCAGGAATTGGATCAAGAGTTGGCTCGTTTCTTTGGACCGGAGCCTTCGTTGGCGGTGGCGGTGCAAGCGGAGTCGCTGCGAGAACGCTTGCGGAAGTTTGCTGAAGAGCAGGCTGTGCACCGAGCCGAGGGCTGGCGCGTGGTCGAGACCGAATACCAATTCCGCGGAGAGACGGCGCTGGAATTAGGCGGGCGGAGGTTTCATCTCACGATCGATCGGGTGGATGAGCGGGATGGGGAATTTCAGATTTGGGACTACAAGACGAGCGGAAAGCGAACGTCTCCTGGGGAGCAACACTTGCAGGCGTGGCCCGAGAATCGGGACGCGCTCGGGCCCTTGGTTCCCAAGAAGGGCCGACAGAAACAAGACCGTGGCTGGGTCGACCTCCAGTTGCCACTCTATGCCTGGGCCGCGGCGCAGACGTGGACGGGGGGAAGGGTCCCGCAGGTTGGCTACATCCATTTGCCGAGAGCCATGAGCGAGGTCGACTTTGAGTCTTGGGAAGAGGAGGAAGCGCTCCAGAGCGAGGCCTTGGCCTGGGCGGAAGAGGCGGTTCGCCGAATCGACGCGGGGCAGTTCCTTCCGGAGACGGAGTGGACGGGCGAGGAGGCCAAGTTTGATGAGTTTGCCTCCCTGGCGGCGGGCGGAACTTCCTTGAGCGAAGCCTTTGGTCGGGAGGGGGGAGCGGGAGTGGCATGA
- the hisI gene encoding phosphoribosyl-AMP cyclohydrolase, which translates to MSTEQSSQESTIAPFGDRDDRHAVEECLLLAPKFDERGLIVAVAQDATTKEVLMVAYMNEESLRLTLQLGEAVYFSRSRQELWHKGKTSGHVQKIKDLRVDCDQDCLLLEVEQVGPGCCHVGYRSCFYRSAPLAEEAEEAEAYPLNQAIPEKAYDPSKVYF; encoded by the coding sequence ATGTCCACTGAACAGAGCTCTCAGGAATCGACGATTGCCCCTTTTGGCGACCGCGATGACCGCCATGCGGTCGAGGAGTGTCTGTTATTGGCTCCCAAGTTCGATGAGCGAGGCTTGATCGTGGCGGTCGCCCAGGATGCCACCACTAAGGAAGTCCTCATGGTCGCCTACATGAACGAGGAGTCTCTCCGACTAACGCTGCAACTGGGAGAAGCCGTTTATTTCAGCCGGAGCCGCCAAGAACTTTGGCACAAGGGCAAGACGAGCGGCCATGTGCAAAAAATCAAGGACCTCCGTGTGGATTGCGATCAGGATTGCCTGCTTTTGGAAGTCGAGCAAGTGGGGCCGGGCTGTTGTCACGTAGGCTACCGATCCTGTTTTTACCGCTCCGCGCCCCTGGCCGAGGAAGCCGAGGAGGCCGAGGCCTACCCCCTGAATCAGGCGATCCCAGAGAAAGCCTACGACCCGTCCAAGGTCTATTTTTGA